One Oscillospiraceae bacterium genomic region harbors:
- a CDS encoding zinc ribbon domain-containing protein, with protein METKDVILQLRTQKGLSQDELAERILVTRQAVSRWENGETVPNTETLKLLSKEFDVSINTLLGTPRQLVCQCCGMPLEDAIISHNKDGSPNEDYCKWCYADGTYTYSSMDDLIDACVRHMTNEHFTEEQARAYMRDLLPTLDYWKRYDELSDNGQFEAFKRQLIQEINDLHVEGLPKVEKLNALVGRYVNLAYPLPSGAAVNFLNDQTTYLGTQLESEFGGERCFGVLAGMDFILISTYGPEGEAPELVLYKKR; from the coding sequence ATGGAAACAAAAGATGTGATTTTACAGCTGCGCACCCAAAAAGGCTTGTCCCAGGACGAACTGGCCGAGCGCATCCTGGTGACCCGGCAGGCGGTATCCCGCTGGGAAAACGGAGAGACCGTGCCCAACACCGAAACGCTGAAGCTCCTATCCAAAGAGTTCGATGTATCGATCAACACGCTGCTGGGCACACCGCGGCAGCTGGTGTGCCAGTGTTGCGGCATGCCGTTGGAGGATGCCATCATCAGCCACAACAAGGATGGCTCCCCCAACGAGGACTACTGCAAATGGTGCTACGCCGACGGCACCTACACCTACAGCAGCATGGACGATTTGATCGACGCATGCGTCCGGCACATGACCAACGAACACTTCACCGAGGAACAGGCCCGCGCCTACATGCGGGACCTGCTGCCTACGCTGGACTACTGGAAACGCTACGACGAGCTGAGCGACAACGGTCAGTTTGAGGCGTTCAAGCGCCAGCTGATACAGGAGATCAACGACCTGCACGTGGAGGGCCTGCCCAAAGTGGAAAAGCTGAACGCGCTGGTGGGGCGGTATGTGAACCTGGCCTATCCGCTGCCCAGCGGTGCGGCGGTAAATTTTTTGAACGACCAGACAACCTATCTGGGCACCCAGCTGGAATCGGAGTTCGGCGGTGAGCGCTGCTTTGGCGTGCTGGCCGGGATGGATTTTATCCTGATCTCCACCTACGGTCCCGAGGGCGAAGCCCCGGAACTGGTGCTGTACAAGAAGCGTTAA
- a CDS encoding excisionase, whose translation MAEKLNINEKYMLRILEASEYYGIGIKKMRRIAEDGENIFAVRNDNRWMIHREKFNEYLEEHYFSGKKPEEDIPVKVF comes from the coding sequence ATGGCAGAGAAATTAAACATCAATGAAAAGTATATGCTGCGGATACTGGAGGCATCTGAGTATTACGGCATTGGAATCAAGAAAATGCGGCGAATCGCAGAAGACGGCGAGAACATCTTTGCTGTGAGGAATGATAACCGGTGGATGATCCATAGAGAGAAATTTAATGAGTATCTTGAGGAACACTATTTTTCCGGGAAGAAACCAGAGGAGGATATTCCGGTTAAGGTGTTCTGA
- a CDS encoding AzlC family ABC transporter permease, whose protein sequence is MEQEKNKPWAFSRRVFCDGMRDGFPIALGYFAVAFSLGIAARHAGFTPMQGFWASLLNNASAGEYAAFTLIAAKATYWEVAVITLIANARYLLMSCALAQRFAPGTPFWHRLVIGYDVTDELFGITIARPGHLNPYYTYGAILLAAPGWAVGTALGIMAGNALPLRVVSALSVALYGMFLAIIIPPARKNHIIAGLVALSFALSLACNYLPGISAMSDGTRTILLTVVISAAAAVLFPVKDQLAEEGGSDE, encoded by the coding sequence ATGGAACAGGAAAAGAACAAGCCCTGGGCGTTCAGCCGCAGGGTGTTTTGTGACGGCATGCGGGACGGGTTCCCCATTGCACTGGGATATTTCGCGGTGGCGTTCTCGCTGGGCATTGCCGCGCGGCACGCGGGCTTTACCCCGATGCAGGGCTTTTGGGCCAGCCTGCTGAACAACGCGTCGGCAGGGGAGTACGCCGCCTTTACGCTGATTGCGGCCAAGGCCACTTACTGGGAGGTGGCGGTCATCACGCTGATCGCCAACGCACGCTACCTGCTGATGAGCTGTGCCCTGGCCCAGCGGTTTGCGCCGGGTACGCCGTTCTGGCACCGGCTGGTCATTGGGTATGACGTAACGGACGAGCTGTTCGGCATCACCATCGCCCGGCCCGGCCATTTAAACCCCTATTACACCTACGGCGCGATTTTGCTGGCAGCGCCCGGATGGGCTGTGGGTACGGCGCTGGGCATTATGGCGGGCAATGCACTGCCGCTGCGGGTGGTCAGCGCGCTGAGCGTGGCGCTGTACGGCATGTTTTTGGCGATCATCATCCCACCGGCGCGGAAGAACCACATCATTGCCGGGCTGGTGGCGCTGAGTTTCGCGCTGAGCCTTGCCTGTAATTATCTGCCGGGGATTTCAGCCATGTCTGACGGTACCCGCACGATCCTGCTGACGGTGGTCATTTCGGCAGCTGCGGCGGTGCTGTTCCCGGTGAAGGACCAGCTGGCAGAGGAGGGCGGCAGCGATGAATAA